The following DNA comes from Halobacillus litoralis.
TTGAACTGGCTCAATATTCATTTTGTTAAAATCTTTTTTTATAGTTACTTCATCACCTTGTAAAAAAGATGCTGCCCGTACTCTTCTGTTCTTTACTTCAAAAACAGCTAGTTTATTTCCAAGTTTAATCATGACATCGGGAGATTTTTTTGAATTGTTCTCTCCATAATTAAACTCCTCAATAAATTCATAGTGTCCTAACTTAGATTGATTTACACTCTCTTCACCTAAAAGGGCAGCATATTCTTCAAAAGGTCTTCCTAGAAATCCAAGTATTTTATCATCATTATACATTTGTCTCACTTTAAAGAAGAAGGATTCATAAACTTTATCCTCTAAAAATGGTGTACACACTGGAAAGTAACATTCATTACTATACTTAAATAACGGTTTTATCTGAAACAACGAAAAATCCCATGGGTTATGAATAGTCTTCATCGCCCATTTTTTTGCATCCGAATAACTAAAGGAAAGTTCGTTAACTACTTTCACTCCAGTCGTATCTAAATGGGTATTATGATAATAATTTATAGGATTTATAAGCACTGGTTCATTTGTCGATTTTTTATCTGAACTTAAAAACTTGCTTATTAGAGATGTTATGATTGAAAAATATTCCTTCATAGAATAAGGGTTTAATTTTTCAAAATCTGATTGAATGTCTATGAATTCTTTCTTATTATACCTGCTCTCATCAGCAGCTAAATCTAGATATATATATGAAGATCTACCTAATGAAGCGAATACTTCAGGTCTGTTATTAAAATAAATATTTCTAATTAGTTCAATTTCTAAAGATTTGGACTCATCTCTATATAAGGTGTCTCCAATTTTAGCGAATAAGGAAATGACGCTACCTATTAAATCGTTTTCTGATAAATTAGAGGATTTCTTTAACATTTCTTCAGTACCATATGCAAAAATGTATTTCCACAAAGTTAAAATACATTGATAATTTAATATAGTTCTACTAGCTATAACTGATGCTGCTCTTTGTGTTAAAAGTCCTTTCTTCTTTAAATAAAATAAATAACTTCTTTTTATGTCTGGATCCATCTTATCAAGATACTGTAACCTAGATAAAAGTAAAATAGTGTCTTGCAAAGGCTTATTCTCGATAGCATTCTTTATACTTTCTTCCTTACCTTTGATTCCAAACAGTTCACTATAAGTTAGGTAAACTGAAATGTTACTTTTATTTAATTTTCTCATTAGTTCACATCCTTTTTTTATTTCTGTAATTTCAATGTTTATTTGGCACACTCATACCTATAGAGTATTGAAATCTAATAGGTGCTGATAACAAAATCACTATTCATTTCAGTAATGTTATTTATAGTTCCGTAAATTTCTTCCCCTTTTAAAATTTTTTAAATTTAATTCCTCAATCAAAATAAATCTCTTCTTACAATTTTGTAATGTTTAATTAGGTATATTTTAACATTATCTTGAAATCAAGTCTTTAAGATAACTACCCTATTCTTGAAGATAGTTTCGAGATATTTTCCCTATTATAAAATACCAATTATTTCAAATTAATCTCTTATTAACCTCTTTCCCAAAATAGCTGGATTTTCATCTTTAACGTCCGACCAAGTAACACTTTAACTGGTCGATAACCACCTCTTCTGTATCATCATCTCCAAAGTATTTCACCAACTTATTGAATTGTAAGCAATATGTTTTCACATTTAGTAACGAACTGCTTCTGATAGGAGCACCTTCTATCACTCTCCAAAACTATGAACCTTTATTTCATTAAGGTTCATAGTTTTGGAGAGGAATTCCTATACTTTAGGCATTTATATAAAAAGAAATCTTAATTCCCTTTATCTTTCACCTACATTTATATCCAATTATTGTAATTATATGTTGAATAATAGAACGCACGTTCGTATAATGCTTGTAAGGATGGTGATTAGTTTGAGATTTCCTTACTATACAACAACAATTCTAGAAGATTTAATAACTCAGTGGTATAAAATTCACAAATTTACAGAGCCCAATGATTTAAATGTTTACAGCATTGGAACAGAGTCACAAATCTTTGTCACTTGTAGACCTACTCAAGCTAGTTACATGAAAGTAGGAAAGTTTCAAGAAATTGTCTTGGATAGTCGCCTACCATATATACAACAACGAGAGCAATTCTTCCATGAGCTTTGCCACGCAATAAGGCATGCAGGTCGCCAATCTATCATGCCATATTCTTTTTACGAACTTCAGGAAAGAGACGCCAGGCACTTTACTCTCTATGCCTCGCTTCCCATCCATATGATTAATGAATATAACATTGCTAGCCCAGCAATTGTTGACCAGTTATCGCAAGATTTTATGATTCCAAAGAACATTTGTATTGAACGCTTAGAAAAGATTAAGAATCGAATTGTACCATCCGTTAGACCTCAATTCTTTAATATAAAAAAGGAGGGATAAATATGGCTAATTTCCGAAAAAGAGGGAGTAAATGGTACTTTCAAATATATACAGGTATAGATCCATCCACTGGGAGAAAGAAGTTCACATCTAAAGGAGGATTTAAGACTAAAAAGGAAGCTCAGATGGCCGCAGTTGAAGTAGAAAAGGAAGTATTTGAAAACACATATGTTCAAGAGCAAAATATTACCTTTCAAGAATTTACTTTAGAGTGGATTAAGAATTATCGTGAAACCGCCAAAATTAGTTCTGTTAGAAACCGGCAGCAAAACTTGGATCACTTAAACAGATTTTTTGGAAATAAAAAAATAAAAGATATCACGCGTAAACAGTATCAAGCCTTGCTTGCTTCGCTGCATAATGCAGGCTACGCTTTTAATACTTTGGATGGCATTCATGCAACAGGTAGAATGGTCTTTAGGAAAGCTGTGGAATTTAACATAATTAAGGACAGTCCTTGCGACTTTGCAAAAATTCCACGCAAAGTGGAAACCGTTGAGGAGGTTGAGAGCAGTAAAGGTGAGATTAAATTTATGGAAAAAGAAGAACTTATTCGTTTTCTTAATGCTGCAAAGGAAAGTGGCATCGATAAAGACTACCCCATGTTTTTGACACTTGCTTATAGTGGATTACGAGTAGGGGAGCTTATCGCATTAAAATGGTCGGATATAGATATGGATAAAAAAACCTTAAGAGTAACCAAAACTTATTACAACCCCAACAATAGTACAAAAGAGTATCAATTACTGACTCCCAAAACTAAAGGATCGATCAGAACGTTAAAAATGGACGCTGGAGTTATTGAGGTCCTCCAAAAACACAAGGAACACCAGGATTATCTCATTGAAAAGATGAAGAACGAGTATACTCAACTGGATTTTGTTTTTGCTAAGGAAGTTCAGAACCTTGGATACCCTGAATTTTTAAAGACCGTAAACACCCATATGAGACGTTTATTAAAAATTAGTGGCATCGATAAGGAACTTACCCCTCACTCCTTGCGACACACCCACACCTCTCTATTAATTGAAGCAGGAGTAGGAGTTAAGGAAATTCAGCAACGATTAGGTCATGGAGATATAAACACAACCATGAATATATACGCGCACATTACTGAAAACATGGAAGAAAAAGCCTCCCAAAAGTTCAGTGAACTTATGAGAGGCTCATTAGATTTATAGTGTTTTCCCCGCCAGGTATGTCAAAAGTATGTCAATTTGACTTAAGGGGTGAAGCTAAACCCTTGATATCAAGGGTCATGGGGGCATGATTACATCATGCCGCCCATACTTGAGCGGACTTTCCCTCACTTTTCATCTCCTTGAATTCCCCTAAAAATCAATTTACCACACCCCCGAATTCAGAAAATACATTCATATGTTTTCGGTAAACTTTTTCGATTCGTGAGGTTTTCTGTGAGGTTACAAAACCTCACACATATAACACAAAAAAATGGTAACCTTGAAATAGTGAGAGAAGCTCTCCCTTTAATACAAGCTACTACATTTTTTTATGTTATTTAAATCTTATTAAAAAAGACCTCTATATTTAGAGGTCTTTTACAATACAGTGCCTATCGTTACTAAAGAACCCACCATAC
Coding sequences within:
- a CDS encoding ImmA/IrrE family metallo-endopeptidase; this encodes MRFPYYTTTILEDLITQWYKIHKFTEPNDLNVYSIGTESQIFVTCRPTQASYMKVGKFQEIVLDSRLPYIQQREQFFHELCHAIRHAGRQSIMPYSFYELQERDARHFTLYASLPIHMINEYNIASPAIVDQLSQDFMIPKNICIERLEKIKNRIVPSVRPQFFNIKKEG
- a CDS encoding tyrosine-type recombinase/integrase codes for the protein MANFRKRGSKWYFQIYTGIDPSTGRKKFTSKGGFKTKKEAQMAAVEVEKEVFENTYVQEQNITFQEFTLEWIKNYRETAKISSVRNRQQNLDHLNRFFGNKKIKDITRKQYQALLASLHNAGYAFNTLDGIHATGRMVFRKAVEFNIIKDSPCDFAKIPRKVETVEEVESSKGEIKFMEKEELIRFLNAAKESGIDKDYPMFLTLAYSGLRVGELIALKWSDIDMDKKTLRVTKTYYNPNNSTKEYQLLTPKTKGSIRTLKMDAGVIEVLQKHKEHQDYLIEKMKNEYTQLDFVFAKEVQNLGYPEFLKTVNTHMRRLLKISGIDKELTPHSLRHTHTSLLIEAGVGVKEIQQRLGHGDINTTMNIYAHITENMEEKASQKFSELMRGSLDL